In bacterium, the following proteins share a genomic window:
- the larE gene encoding ATP-dependent sacrificial sulfur transferase LarE has protein sequence MTERDAADLAEKERALRAALRGYGRVVVAFSGGVDSATLLAVARAELGEDARAVLAAGPSLPARDRADALAVAERLGAPLEIVETGEFADERYLRNDADRCYWCRFALGRALAPLARAAGAQLVYGPVADDLDEDRPGMRAAAEAGFRAPLLEAGFTKADVRELARRLGLGLAEKPSSACLASRVPTGERIDAGRLARIDEAEQAVRALGFRIVRVRDHGVAARIELGPEEIPALLDAATRAAVSAAVKKAGFRKVAVDLDGYRPAGLKERLPAR, from the coding sequence ATGACGGAACGGGACGCGGCGGATCTCGCGGAGAAGGAGCGGGCGTTGAGGGCGGCGCTGCGCGGCTACGGCCGCGTCGTGGTCGCCTTCTCCGGCGGCGTGGACAGCGCGACGCTGCTCGCCGTGGCCCGCGCGGAATTGGGAGAGGACGCAAGGGCCGTGCTCGCCGCCGGGCCGTCGCTGCCGGCGCGCGACCGCGCGGACGCCCTCGCCGTCGCCGAGCGGCTCGGCGCGCCGCTGGAGATCGTCGAGACGGGCGAGTTCGCCGACGAGCGTTATCTGCGCAACGACGCCGACCGCTGCTACTGGTGCCGCTTCGCGCTCGGCCGGGCGCTCGCGCCGCTGGCCCGCGCCGCCGGCGCGCAGCTCGTCTACGGCCCGGTCGCCGACGACCTCGACGAGGACCGGCCCGGAATGCGCGCCGCGGCGGAGGCGGGGTTCCGCGCGCCGCTGCTCGAGGCCGGCTTCACCAAGGCCGACGTGCGGGAACTGGCGCGCCGCCTCGGGCTCGGCCTCGCGGAGAAGCCGTCGTCGGCCTGTCTCGCGTCGCGCGTGCCGACCGGGGAGCGGATCGACGCCGGCCGCCTCGCGCGGATCGACGAGGCGGAGCAGGCGGTGCGCGCGCTCGGCTTCCGGATTGTGCGGGTGCGCGACCACGGCGTCGCGGCGCGGATCGAGCTGGGGCCGGAGGAGATCCCGGCGCTGCTCGACGCGGCGACGCGGGCCGCCGTCTCGGCGGCGGTGAAGAAGGCCGGGTTCCGCAAGGTCGCCGTCGACCTCGACGGCTATCGCCCCGCCGGGCTCAAGGAACGGCTGCCGGCGCGCTGA